The following are from one region of the Sandaracinus amylolyticus genome:
- the tssG gene encoding type VI secretion system baseplate subunit TssG has translation MDAADGHAVDPLSALRGALATSGRRASFFALVAALERRLGSAALGTEARPADERVRLGHSPALTFAASDVARVELDGAKARVETTFLGAAGTIGPLPLFMLEEIAGEDPDRAVRRDLLDVFHHRALSLLYRSVQRLRPSAVLRDDGSDFWSHRLVSAAGADASALSMPERIAILPLLATSRRSALGFQRALQILVRRRVPTARLVIEIRELAGDRVPIAERSRMRLGRSAHALGRETVLGAKAADPGGRCVVVIRGLDATTHPRCLPGGDLHALVRETFRLFDPAGIELELELHVDAQASGFPLSHTTGLGRRTWLASARTSRTVRVAA, from the coding sequence GTGGACGCCGCGGACGGGCACGCAGTCGATCCTCTGAGCGCGCTCCGAGGCGCGCTCGCGACCTCGGGTCGTCGCGCGTCCTTCTTCGCGCTGGTCGCGGCGCTCGAGCGACGCTTGGGCAGCGCTGCGCTCGGCACCGAAGCGCGCCCCGCGGACGAGCGGGTGCGGCTCGGGCACAGCCCGGCGCTCACGTTCGCGGCGAGCGACGTCGCGCGCGTCGAGCTCGATGGCGCCAAGGCGCGCGTCGAGACCACGTTCCTCGGCGCGGCGGGCACCATCGGCCCGCTCCCGCTGTTCATGCTCGAGGAGATCGCGGGCGAGGACCCCGATCGCGCGGTGCGCCGCGATCTGCTCGACGTGTTCCACCACCGCGCGCTCTCGCTGCTCTATCGCAGCGTGCAGCGCCTGCGACCGAGCGCGGTGCTTCGCGACGACGGCTCGGACTTCTGGAGCCATCGTCTGGTGTCCGCCGCCGGCGCCGACGCGAGCGCGCTCAGCATGCCCGAGCGCATCGCGATCCTCCCGCTGCTCGCGACGAGCCGGCGCAGCGCGCTCGGGTTCCAGCGCGCGCTGCAGATCCTCGTGCGCCGACGCGTGCCCACCGCGCGGCTGGTGATCGAGATCCGCGAGCTCGCGGGTGATCGCGTTCCGATCGCGGAGCGCAGCCGCATGCGCCTCGGCCGCTCGGCGCACGCGCTCGGCCGCGAGACCGTGCTCGGCGCGAAGGCGGCCGATCCCGGCGGTCGCTGCGTCGTGGTGATCCGCGGGCTCGACGCGACGACCCACCCGCGATGTCTGCCCGGCGGGGATCTCCACGCGCTCGTCCGCGAGACGTTCCGCCTCTTCGATCCCGCAGGCATCGAGCTCGAGCTCGAGCTGCACGTCGACGCGCAGGCCAGCGGGTTCCCGCTCTCGCACACGACCGGGCTCGGGCGCCGCACCTGGCTCGCGAGCGCGCGCACGTCGCGGACCGTCCGCGTCGCCGCCTGA
- the tssF gene encoding type VI secretion system baseplate subunit TssF, whose amino-acid sequence MFSRYYQSELAYLRDMGREFGLRHPGLAEALTERGTDPDVERLLEGFAFLAARIRERTEAAVPELAEPLAELIAPHTLRGIPAATILELEPRAGALRARHEIKAGAIYGSRAVQGAACPFQTRADVALTPARIEVCRLDEMRADAPEIVARIRVPEAARDSVLGPAPLRLFLHGTHALATTLLLWIARHLDQVSVRLAPGDEIHLGASAARLPALDGTIGDLWPWPETAPVGPRLAAEYFTFPEKFFFVDVHGLERVPAARARETLELSFRFRKPPALPERLPTDALRLHCVPAINLFTTSAEPIRRAPLREELHLRAAGLAPHQAEVHTVDRVIGRRMRRGGEIHYGALSLFDHGRGGAHDAFFTLRRRRSPLDGGLDTYLLLGDDGAPDDGLVDETVSVEMTCTSRLLASELRAGDVGAPLPASPTLATARNVSRVSKPIPAALGTELQWRLLGYLASTHRSLASPDALRSLLSSFNVPELVDVHVERANSLRLEGIREVRAHAATRAHRGAVVRGVETRIELEESRFSGPGDAFLFGCALDRLLSAEVPINAFCALSVGLHASMKELTWTPRTGTQSIL is encoded by the coding sequence GTGTTCTCTCGTTATTACCAGAGCGAGCTCGCCTATCTGCGCGACATGGGTCGCGAGTTCGGGCTTCGTCACCCCGGGCTCGCCGAAGCGCTCACCGAGCGCGGCACCGATCCCGACGTCGAGCGATTGCTCGAGGGCTTCGCGTTCCTCGCCGCGCGCATCCGCGAGCGCACCGAGGCCGCGGTGCCCGAGCTCGCCGAGCCGCTGGCGGAGCTGATCGCGCCGCACACGCTGCGCGGCATTCCTGCGGCGACGATCCTCGAGCTCGAGCCGCGCGCCGGCGCGCTCCGCGCGCGCCACGAGATCAAGGCCGGAGCGATCTACGGATCGCGCGCGGTGCAGGGCGCCGCGTGCCCGTTCCAGACGCGCGCCGACGTCGCGCTCACGCCGGCGCGGATCGAAGTCTGTCGGCTCGACGAGATGCGCGCCGACGCGCCCGAGATCGTCGCTCGCATCCGGGTGCCCGAGGCCGCGCGCGACTCGGTGCTCGGCCCTGCCCCGCTGCGCCTCTTCCTCCACGGCACGCACGCGCTCGCCACGACGCTGCTGCTGTGGATCGCGCGGCATCTCGACCAGGTCTCGGTGCGTCTCGCGCCCGGCGACGAGATCCATCTCGGCGCATCGGCGGCGCGACTGCCGGCGCTCGACGGGACGATCGGGGATCTCTGGCCCTGGCCCGAGACCGCGCCGGTCGGCCCCCGGCTCGCCGCCGAGTACTTCACGTTCCCCGAGAAGTTCTTCTTCGTCGACGTGCACGGCCTCGAGCGCGTGCCCGCGGCGCGAGCGCGCGAGACGCTCGAGCTCTCGTTCCGATTCCGCAAGCCGCCCGCGCTGCCGGAGCGTCTGCCGACCGACGCGCTGCGACTGCACTGCGTTCCTGCGATCAACCTCTTCACCACGTCGGCCGAGCCGATCCGCCGCGCGCCACTGCGCGAAGAGCTGCACCTGCGCGCCGCGGGCCTCGCGCCGCACCAAGCCGAGGTGCACACCGTCGATCGTGTGATCGGCCGGCGCATGCGCCGCGGCGGGGAGATCCACTACGGCGCGCTCTCGCTCTTCGATCACGGGCGCGGCGGGGCCCACGACGCGTTCTTCACGCTGCGCCGTCGGCGCTCTCCGCTCGACGGCGGGCTCGATACGTATCTGCTGCTCGGCGACGACGGCGCGCCCGACGACGGCCTCGTCGACGAGACGGTGTCGGTCGAGATGACGTGCACCAGCCGCTTGCTCGCGTCCGAGCTGCGCGCTGGGGACGTCGGCGCACCGCTGCCCGCCTCACCGACGCTCGCGACCGCGCGCAACGTGAGCCGCGTCTCGAAGCCGATTCCCGCGGCGCTGGGAACCGAGCTGCAGTGGCGCCTGCTCGGCTATCTCGCGAGCACGCATCGATCGCTCGCGAGCCCCGACGCGCTGCGCAGCCTGCTCTCGTCGTTCAACGTGCCCGAGCTCGTCGACGTGCACGTCGAGCGCGCGAATTCGCTGCGGCTCGAGGGAATCCGCGAGGTGCGCGCGCACGCCGCGACGCGCGCGCATCGCGGCGCGGTGGTGCGGGGCGTCGAGACCCGCATCGAGCTCGAGGAGTCGCGCTTCTCGGGCCCCGGCGACGCGTTCCTCTTCGGGTGCGCGCTCGATCGCCTGCTCTCTGCCGAGGTCCCGATCAACGCGTTCTGCGCGCTCTCGGTCGGTCTCCATGCGTCGATGAAGGAGCTCACGTGGACGCCGCGGACGGGCACGCAGTCGATCCTCTGA
- a CDS encoding GPW/gp25 family protein: MRRGLFDRLESGARQIGEAESIVAHLHALLNARGIVDLTDLVHTLPDGMRSVELTIKKAIESHEPRLAQVSVRHLPGDDALRLDFQVQARLAADPRRALRLRTWVRLPGRFRVD, translated from the coding sequence ATGCGACGCGGTCTCTTCGATCGTCTCGAGTCCGGTGCTCGTCAGATCGGCGAGGCCGAGTCGATCGTCGCCCACCTCCACGCGCTCCTCAACGCGCGCGGAATCGTCGACCTGACGGATCTCGTGCACACGCTGCCCGACGGCATGCGTAGCGTGGAGCTCACGATCAAGAAGGCGATCGAGAGCCACGAGCCGCGGCTCGCGCAGGTGAGCGTCCGCCACCTGCCCGGTGACGACGCACTGCGGCTCGATTTCCAGGTGCAGGCGCGCCTCGCCGCCGATCCGCGGCGCGCCCTGCGCCTCCGCACGTGGGTGCGACTGCCCGGTCGCTTCCGCGTGGATTGA
- a CDS encoding Hcp family type VI secretion system effector, with amino-acid sequence MSQQSVYLKLKVGGNDVAGESTVHNMGGEDVQNAIECVGFEQLLSVGYDPRVSRPTAPPAFGPVRIRKEIDKSTPVMAQALTATSPAEAVFHFFRQSSSGSGTKEFYRVKLENARIARMESNVLEREGDELPREVVDFVFSKISWTYITEDGDTTEHSWDWAQQPNS; translated from the coding sequence ATGAGCCAGCAGAGCGTGTATCTGAAGCTGAAGGTCGGCGGCAACGACGTCGCGGGCGAGTCGACCGTGCACAACATGGGCGGCGAGGACGTCCAGAACGCGATCGAGTGCGTCGGGTTCGAGCAGCTCCTCAGCGTCGGCTACGACCCGCGCGTGTCGCGCCCGACCGCGCCGCCCGCGTTCGGCCCGGTGCGCATCCGCAAGGAGATCGACAAGTCGACGCCGGTGATGGCGCAGGCCCTCACCGCGACGAGCCCCGCGGAGGCGGTGTTCCACTTCTTCCGCCAGTCGAGCTCGGGCTCGGGCACCAAGGAGTTCTATCGCGTGAAGCTCGAGAACGCGCGCATCGCGCGCATGGAGTCGAACGTGCTCGAGCGCGAGGGTGACGAGCTCCCGCGCGAGGTCGTCGACTTCGTCTTCAGCAAGATCAGCTGGACATACATCACGGAGGACGGCGACACGACCGAGCACTCGTGGGACTGGGCGCAGCAGCCGAACTCGTGA